One Alnus glutinosa chromosome 3, dhAlnGlut1.1, whole genome shotgun sequence genomic region harbors:
- the LOC133863877 gene encoding uncharacterized protein LOC133863877 — protein sequence MDRKLVVLGIPWDVDTEGLRDYMSKFGELEDCIVMKERSTGRSRGFGYVTFVSVEDAKNALSSEHFLGSRMLEVKVATPKEEMRAPAKKVTRIFVARIPQPVTEESFRSHFEQYGDITDLYMPKDQGSKMHRGIGFITFASADSVDTLMAETHELGGSTVVVDRATPKANDFRPIGRMPQVGYGAYSAYISAATRYAAIGAPTLYDHPGPVYGRGESSRGMGKKIFIGRLPQEASAEDLRQYFGRFGRILDVYVPRDPKRTGHRGFGFVTFADDGVADRVSRRSHEICGHQVAIDSATPLEDVGPSGNFMMNSAEPPFGGYGGPMRTYGRMYGSLDFDDWGYGISSGRPSRGDWRYRPY from the exons ATGGACCGAAAGCTTGTG GTTCTGGGTATTCCATGGGACGTGGATACGGAGGGGTTGAGAGACTATATGAGCAAATTTGGGGAATTGGAGGATTGCATTGTCATGAAG GAGCGGTCAACAGGCCGGTCTCGCGGTTTTGGATATGTAACATTTGTATCAGTTGAAGATGCTAAG AATGCATTGTCAAGCGAGCACTTCCTTGGCAGCAGAATGCTGGAAGTTAAAGTGGCTACTCCGAAG GAGGAAATGAGAGCACCTGCAAAAAAAGTTACTAGGATCTTTGTTGCCAGGATCCCTCAACCTGTGACTGAAGAATCCTTCCGAAG tCATTTTGAGCAATATGGCGATATAACAGATTTGTACATGCCtaag GATCAAGGCTCAAAAATGCATCGTGGAATTGGGTTTATCACCTTTGCAAGTGCAG ATTCCGTGGACACTTTGATGGCAGAAACTCATGAATTGGGAGGTTCCACCGTAGTTGTTGATCGAGCAACACCAAAGGCAA ATGACTTTAGGCCAATAGGCAGAATGCCACAGGTTGGATATGGTGCATACAGTGCTTATATTTCTGCAGCAACTAGATATGCAGCAATTGGTGCTCCTACTTTATATGATCATCCAGGCCCAGTTTATGGCA GGGGTGAGTCCTCTCGAGGGATGGGCAAAAAGATTTTCATTGGCAGGCTTCCTCAGGAGGCAAGCGCTGAAGATCTTCGCCAGTATTTTGGTAGATTTGGCCGCATATTAGATGTCTACGTTCCAAGG GACCCTAAGAGAACTGGCCACCgaggttttggttttgtaaCTTTTGCTGATGACGGTGTAGCAGATCGTGTATCTCGAAGGTCTCATGAAATTTGTGGACATCAG GTTGCAATAGACTCAGCCACACCTCTTGAAGATGTTGGTCCCAGTGGAAATTTTATGATGAATAGTGCAGAACCACCCTTTGGAGGCTACGGTGGTCCCATGCGGACATATGGCAGGATGTATGGAAGCCTGGACTTTGATGAT TGGGGTTATGGAATTAGCAGTGGGCGACCATCAAGAGGAGATTGGAGGTATAGGCCATACTAA
- the LOC133864416 gene encoding triacylglycerol lipase OBL1, with amino-acid sequence MAALACDKSFSSGHFLLKPEEVRFFDLIRFLFSSDIENRNFLDSTEGKEESFRRRWLIFVSILAQKFLLFVAKPLAAIGSVIEMWLNLLSSNRNLGVLLLNLIRGRVVAPDKESPSFLSFIGNLDKRVELDSSIKCGDGRYNAALAMMASKASYENKPYLESTVNDHWKMEFLDSYDFWNDYQEKATTQAFMLRDKNADHDTIVVAFRGTEPFDSDAWCSDVDISWYGIRDIGKIHGGFMKALGLQKNVGWPKEAAKQDHDNRPALAYYAIRDRLKELLAENDEAKYILTGHSLGGALAILFPAILLMHDEKFLLERLGGVYTFGQPRVGDESFGEFMEKRLKDYNIRYFRFVYSNDMVARLPYDDKTLMFKHFGTCLFYNREYKGKIVAEEPNKNYFSPLGAIPMMINAFWELIRSFTITYTKGPDYRESSLLKIFRIIGLVMPGVPAHCPQDYVNATRLGSSDLFLPPKDPENQHQITVLATV; translated from the exons ATGGCTGCATTGGCTTGCGACAAGAGCTTCTCTAGCGGTCATTTTCTGTTGAAACCAGAAGAAGTGCGTTTCTTCGATCTCATTCGCTTCTTATTTTCGAGTGACATAGAGAACAGAAACTTTCTAGACAGCACCGAGGGCAAGGAGGAAAGCTTCCGGCGTAGGTGGCTCATATTTGTCTCTATATTGGCCCAAAAGTTCCTGCTTTTTGTGGCCAAGCCGCTCGCAGCTATTGGATCGGTGATCGAGATGTGGCTCAACCTTCTCTCAAGTAACCGCAACCTTGGCGTGCTCTTGCTAAATCTTATACGAG GGAGGGTGGTGGCACCGGATAAAGAATCACCAAGCTTCTTGTCGTTTATTGGTAATTTGGACAAGCGAGTGGAGTTGGACAGTAGCATCAAGTGTGGAGATGGCAGGTACAATGCAGCACTGGCTATGATGGCTTCTAAAGCATCGTATGAGAACAAGCCCTATCTCGAATCTACGGTCAATGATCATTGGAAg ATGGAGTTCTTGGATTCTTACGACTTCTGGAACG ATTATCAAGAAAAAGCCACAACACAAGCCTTCATGCTTCGTGACAAAAACGCTGACCACGATACCATTGTTGTGGCCTTTAGAGGTACCGAACCCTTTGATTCAGATGCATGGTGTTCTGACGTTGACATCTCATGGTATGGAATCCGTGATATTGGAAAAATCCATGGCGGGTTTATGAAAGCCCTGGGTTTACAGAAGAATGTCGGTTGGCCTAAGGAAGCTGCTAAACAAGATCACGACAACCGCCCAGCTTTAGCTTACTATGCCATTAGAGACAGGCTGAAAGAACTTTTGGCAGAAAATGATGAAGCAAAGTATATATTGACGGGGCACAGCTTGGGTGGGGCTCTGGCAATCCTCTTTCCAGCAATTTTGTTAATGCACGACGAGAAATTCTTGTTGGAGAGATTGGGAGGCGTTTATACGTTCGGGCAGCCAAGGGTGGGAGATGAAAGTTTTGGGGAGTTCATGGAAAAACGTCTCAAGGACTATAATATTCGTTATTTTAGATTTGTTTACAGTAATGATATGGTGGCTAGATTACCCTACGATGACAAAACACTAATGTTCAAGCACTTTGGGACGTGCCTCTTCTATAATAGAGAATACAAAGGGAAG ATTGTTGCAGAAGAACCAAACAAGAACTACTTCTCACCACTGGGAGCGATTCCTATGATGATAAATGCATTTTGGGAGCTGATTAGAAGCTTTACTATTACGTACACAAAGGGACCGGACTACAGAGAAAGCTCACTCCTCAAGATATTTAGGATAATTGGTTTAGTAATGCCAGGAGTACCAGCTCATTGCCCTCAGGATTATGTCAATGCTACTCGCCTGGGATCCTCTGACTTATTCCTCCCACCCAAGGACCCAGAAAACCAACATCAAATTACAGTACTGGCCACAGTTTGA